A stretch of the Filimonas lacunae genome encodes the following:
- a CDS encoding T9SS type A sorting domain-containing protein: protein MLQPRLTLLVLLLVTLCKTYAAPGDTTWIQAHNNTQLDYYNDFDVNVIFPNGNTSYRKIIMEFTLGKYQCGTTEQYCGDWDYTVQNYLMTPTDTFELSRLITPYANASYPRTPWSWKQRYYFDVTDFYPVLKNNAAIRLSYHNYSGGFTGSIRFAFIEGTPPRNVTGIKRLWSGAFAYGKAGDPIENHFAAQNVTVPAGTQQAAIKFTVTGHGSDENYCSEFCSKYYDVYAANNLLARKYIWKDNCGSNDLYPQSGTWVYNRANWCPGELIYPNIHPITVATPGSILPIDINFQSYSGNGGASYITETGLFFYGAYNYTTDASLERVVAPSDYEGDFRANPICSNPVVVIRNNGSATINSIIIEYGVENYPLTTDTISNLTLTSLQDTTLTLQTLQALQTIAGGNTSKFVAHIIKVNGATDGYAINNTIQSAFVTTPDWPEQFKVVLKTNSKATETNWRIENSFGTVIAARSPVAANTTYTDEIKNLADGCYKLVVTDNGCDGLYWWANTSAGKGYLYAANSAGSYLPLTNGLPAYPATLAADFGCGYTQYFRVASTLPASLLWLTGENEGSTNQLHWETSTETNTSNFELQFSTHDTGFVTVATIPAKGNSSVTNTYTATHQPAINASIYYYRVKLLYKDGNYKYSNIVPLIPVINSGDAQITDVKPNPFTNIIQFGITTSQTASANIQLFDISGRLLYRNQQTFQPGYTPVSIDNVSRLASGMYLLVVNIGNQKITRKLIK from the coding sequence GTGTTACAACCCCGACTTACTTTATTAGTTCTATTATTAGTTACGTTGTGTAAAACCTATGCAGCACCAGGGGACACTACCTGGATACAAGCTCACAATAACACACAACTGGATTATTACAACGACTTTGATGTGAATGTTATTTTCCCGAATGGCAATACCAGTTACCGGAAAATAATTATGGAGTTTACGCTGGGCAAGTATCAGTGTGGCACTACTGAACAATATTGCGGCGATTGGGATTATACCGTACAAAATTATCTGATGACCCCAACAGATACTTTTGAGCTATCACGTTTAATTACACCTTATGCCAATGCCAGCTATCCACGCACGCCCTGGAGCTGGAAGCAGCGCTATTATTTTGACGTTACCGATTTTTACCCCGTTTTAAAAAACAATGCGGCCATCCGTTTAAGTTATCACAACTATTCCGGAGGTTTTACGGGCAGTATTCGCTTTGCGTTTATCGAAGGCACACCGCCACGCAACGTAACTGGCATTAAACGCTTATGGAGCGGTGCTTTTGCTTATGGTAAAGCAGGCGATCCGATAGAAAATCATTTCGCTGCACAAAACGTAACCGTACCGGCAGGCACCCAACAGGCTGCTATTAAATTTACAGTAACCGGTCATGGCAGCGATGAAAACTACTGTTCAGAATTCTGTAGTAAATATTATGATGTATATGCCGCCAATAATTTACTGGCACGCAAGTATATTTGGAAAGACAACTGTGGCAGCAACGATTTGTATCCACAGTCGGGCACCTGGGTATATAACAGAGCCAACTGGTGTCCGGGCGAACTCATATACCCTAACATACACCCTATTACAGTGGCAACACCTGGCAGCATTCTTCCCATAGATATTAACTTTCAATCGTATTCAGGCAACGGAGGCGCTTCTTATATAACCGAAACAGGTTTGTTTTTTTATGGCGCTTATAATTATACTACAGATGCTTCCTTAGAACGCGTGGTGGCTCCTTCTGATTATGAAGGCGATTTCAGAGCCAATCCCATCTGTAGCAATCCTGTAGTAGTGATCCGAAACAACGGCTCAGCAACCATCAACAGCATTATCATTGAATATGGTGTAGAAAATTATCCACTAACAACGGATACTATCAGCAACTTAACACTGACTTCACTACAAGACACCACGCTTACTTTACAAACATTACAAGCGCTGCAAACAATTGCCGGTGGCAACACCAGCAAATTTGTAGCACATATTATTAAAGTGAACGGAGCTACTGATGGCTATGCTATTAACAATACGATACAAAGCGCGTTTGTAACTACACCTGATTGGCCGGAGCAATTTAAAGTAGTATTAAAAACTAACAGCAAAGCAACAGAAACGAATTGGCGTATAGAGAATTCGTTTGGAACAGTGATAGCAGCACGTTCACCTGTTGCCGCTAATACTACCTACACCGACGAGATTAAAAACCTGGCCGATGGCTGTTATAAACTGGTAGTAACAGATAATGGTTGTGACGGCTTATACTGGTGGGCCAATACCAGCGCAGGCAAAGGCTACTTATATGCAGCCAACAGTGCAGGTAGCTATCTGCCATTAACTAACGGATTGCCGGCATACCCTGCAACACTTGCCGCCGATTTTGGATGTGGCTATACGCAATATTTCAGAGTAGCATCTACACTACCGGCTTCTCTGCTATGGCTTACAGGAGAAAATGAAGGCAGCACAAATCAACTACACTGGGAAACCAGCACAGAAACCAACACAAGCAATTTTGAATTACAATTTTCTACTCACGACACCGGCTTTGTTACAGTTGCAACCATACCGGCAAAAGGTAACAGCAGCGTAACAAATACTTACACTGCCACACACCAGCCTGCCATAAATGCTTCCATCTATTATTACAGAGTAAAACTGCTGTATAAAGATGGTAATTATAAATATAGTAACATAGTACCACTTATCCCGGTAATAAATTCCGGCGATGCACAAATTACCGATGTAAAACCCAATCCTTTCACCAACATTATCCAGTTTGGCATTACTACATCACAAACCGCATCTGCTAACATACAGTTGTTCGATATCAGCGGCCGTTTACTTTACCGCAATCAGCAAACTTTTCAACCAGGCTACACACCCGTTAGCATAGATAATGTAAGCAGGCTGGCATCGGGCATGTATTTATTAGTGGTGAATATTGGTAATCAAAAGATAACCAGGAAGCTTATTAAATAA
- a CDS encoding class I SAM-dependent methyltransferase → MNETDLHHTNPRDYSTISPSARALLLMKGHTDVPFAREAASLLLYPNRFEPDYANPDFKFWARVLHFEKRYKNINQLLWETSVHNILEICSGFSFRGLEALQKPGIHYIDTDLPGIITLKKSLIPALQTTSPAPGSRLEIVSMNALDQQQVQYTSSHFHTGPVNFVNEGLLMYLDNHEKEHLCQIIRSILQKRGGYWITGDIYIKNKHERVSKQLDDQLNNFFEEHRITEKMFDSFEEAELFFNKVGFEIDKEARTDISQLSSMPWLQQHATEAQLLKLQKAGRLQTTWRLKPIP, encoded by the coding sequence ATGAATGAAACCGATCTGCACCACACCAACCCACGCGATTACAGCACTATAAGCCCCTCTGCGAGGGCTTTGTTGTTAATGAAAGGACATACAGATGTTCCCTTTGCCAGGGAAGCCGCTTCCCTGTTATTATATCCCAACAGGTTTGAGCCGGATTATGCCAATCCTGATTTCAAGTTTTGGGCAAGAGTGCTGCACTTTGAAAAAAGGTATAAAAATATTAATCAGTTATTATGGGAAACCTCCGTTCATAACATACTGGAAATATGCTCCGGCTTTTCGTTCCGTGGCCTGGAAGCATTACAAAAGCCCGGCATTCATTATATAGATACCGACCTGCCTGGTATCATTACACTAAAAAAATCACTGATACCCGCCTTACAAACTACTTCACCTGCCCCTGGCAGCCGTTTAGAAATTGTATCAATGAATGCTTTAGACCAGCAGCAGGTACAATATACCAGCTCCCATTTTCACACCGGCCCTGTTAACTTTGTAAATGAAGGATTGTTAATGTATCTGGACAATCACGAAAAAGAACACCTTTGCCAGATTATACGCAGCATATTGCAAAAACGCGGCGGTTACTGGATCACCGGTGATATTTATATTAAGAACAAACACGAGCGTGTAAGCAAACAACTGGATGATCAATTGAACAACTTTTTTGAAGAACACCGCATTACCGAAAAAATGTTTGACAGCTTTGAAGAAGCAGAACTCTTTTTTAACAAGGTAGGTTTTGAAATTGACAAAGAAGCACGTACAGATATTTCACAATTAAGCAGCATGCCCTGGTTACAACAACATGCTACAGAAGCACAATTATTAAAACTACAGAAAGCAGGAAGACTGCAAACCACGTGGCGCTTAAAACCTATCCCTTAA
- a CDS encoding ABC transporter permease codes for MFRNYLLIAWRNLAKSKAASFINIAGLAAGLAVAVLISLWIWDELSFNHYHQQHDKIVQVMQTQTFAGKTLTGEAIPIPLDAELRKSYGSDFKYLVLSSWNNHHVLSNGNNTISQTGNYMDVDAPALLGLHMLAGSSNDLRDPSAVFLSQATAKALFGNTSALGKTLKLDNQDVLKVTGVYEDLPYNTTFRNLQFIATWQLYAADPWVKRCYTDWGNNSFQLFAQLQNNINYQQSAQHVKDAKLKVVDKDMASFKPVILLHPMNRWHLYGEFKNGVNIGGRIQFVWLFGGIGLFVLLLACINFMNLSTARSEKRCKEIGIRKAVGSLRSQLIIQFFCESMLTVFLALSVSILLVWLALPAFNRVADKQIQLPWLNGWCWLTLAVMGMITGFIAGSYPALYLSSFQPVKVLKGTYKTGWKAALPRQVLVVLQFTVSVILITGTVVVFKQIEFAKSRPTGYNNANLISIEAETRELTTHFLTIRNELLKTGAVTAVATSGSPVTGLHSNSSSLEWEGKAPGMTSDIGTINVSHEFGKTVGWQIKEGRDFSSQFSSDSMSVIINEAAVEYMGLKNPVGSILRWGKQKIQVIGVVKNLLMQSPYSPVKQTIFYIDDRDVAYLNLRLNAALPVKEALTRTEAVFKQFIPSTPFRYQFVDEDFAAKFNSEERIGKLAGFFAILAIFISSLGLFGMAAFVTEQRTKEIGIRKTLGASVINLWQLLSKDFMLLVLIAFFIAVPIAYTGMQQWLSNYEYRTNIPWWIFLLAGICAMVTSLLTVSYQSIKAALANPVKSLKSE; via the coding sequence ATGTTTAGAAATTACCTATTAATAGCCTGGCGCAACCTGGCCAAAAGCAAAGCGGCCTCGTTCATTAATATAGCTGGTTTGGCTGCGGGTTTAGCCGTGGCTGTTTTAATCAGTTTATGGATATGGGACGAACTTTCTTTTAACCATTACCATCAACAGCACGATAAAATTGTGCAGGTAATGCAAACTCAAACCTTTGCAGGCAAAACGCTTACCGGAGAAGCTATTCCTATTCCATTGGATGCAGAACTTCGTAAAAGTTATGGCAGCGATTTTAAATACCTTGTCCTTTCTTCCTGGAACAATCACCATGTACTCAGTAATGGCAATAACACCATATCCCAAACAGGTAACTATATGGATGTAGATGCCCCGGCATTGCTTGGGCTGCATATGCTGGCAGGTAGCTCAAACGACCTGCGCGATCCCAGCGCGGTGTTTCTGTCGCAAGCTACGGCCAAAGCACTCTTTGGCAATACATCCGCTTTAGGTAAAACCCTGAAGCTCGATAATCAGGATGTATTAAAAGTAACAGGCGTGTATGAAGATTTACCCTACAACACAACCTTCCGCAACCTGCAATTCATTGCTACCTGGCAACTGTATGCTGCCGACCCCTGGGTTAAACGTTGTTACACCGATTGGGGCAACAATTCTTTCCAGCTATTTGCACAGCTACAGAACAATATCAATTACCAGCAATCTGCACAACATGTAAAAGACGCTAAGTTAAAAGTGGTGGACAAGGATATGGCCAGCTTTAAACCGGTGATATTGCTACACCCCATGAATCGCTGGCATTTATATGGAGAATTTAAAAACGGAGTAAACATCGGTGGCCGCATACAGTTTGTATGGCTGTTTGGCGGCATTGGTCTTTTTGTATTATTACTGGCCTGCATCAACTTTATGAACCTGAGCACCGCACGCAGCGAAAAAAGGTGTAAGGAGATAGGCATTCGCAAAGCCGTTGGCTCCTTACGATCGCAATTGATTATCCAGTTCTTTTGTGAATCGATGTTAACGGTGTTTCTTGCATTATCCGTTTCAATATTATTGGTGTGGTTAGCTTTACCTGCTTTTAACAGGGTTGCCGATAAACAAATACAACTACCCTGGCTCAATGGCTGGTGCTGGCTTACACTGGCGGTTATGGGTATGATCACCGGATTTATTGCCGGCAGCTATCCAGCTCTATATCTTTCCTCTTTTCAACCCGTAAAAGTTTTAAAAGGCACATACAAAACAGGCTGGAAAGCAGCACTGCCCCGTCAGGTGCTGGTAGTGTTGCAGTTTACGGTTTCTGTGATATTAATAACAGGTACTGTAGTCGTTTTTAAGCAGATAGAATTTGCCAAAAGCCGGCCTACCGGCTACAATAATGCCAACCTGATTTCTATAGAAGCCGAAACACGTGAATTAACCACCCATTTCCTGACTATACGCAACGAGTTACTGAAAACCGGGGCAGTAACAGCAGTAGCTACTTCCGGAAGTCCTGTTACAGGGCTACACAGCAACAGCAGCAGCCTTGAATGGGAAGGCAAAGCACCCGGTATGACCAGCGATATAGGCACTATTAATGTGTCGCACGAATTTGGTAAAACAGTAGGCTGGCAAATCAAAGAAGGCCGTGATTTTTCTTCACAGTTTAGCAGTGATTCTATGTCTGTTATCATCAACGAAGCAGCCGTAGAATATATGGGATTGAAAAATCCTGTAGGCAGCATTTTACGCTGGGGCAAACAAAAAATACAGGTAATAGGCGTAGTAAAAAACCTGCTGATGCAATCTCCTTATTCGCCTGTTAAACAAACTATTTTTTATATAGATGATCGTGATGTGGCCTATTTAAACCTTCGGCTCAACGCAGCATTGCCGGTAAAAGAAGCGTTGACACGCACCGAAGCCGTGTTTAAACAGTTTATTCCCAGCACACCTTTCCGTTACCAGTTTGTGGACGAAGACTTTGCAGCGAAGTTTAACAGCGAAGAACGTATAGGAAAACTTGCCGGCTTTTTTGCCATACTGGCAATATTCATCAGTAGCCTGGGCTTATTTGGTATGGCCGCTTTTGTTACCGAGCAACGTACTAAAGAAATAGGGATTCGCAAAACATTAGGAGCATCAGTTATCAACTTATGGCAGCTGTTATCCAAAGACTTTATGTTATTAGTGTTAATAGCCTTTTTCATCGCTGTTCCCATTGCCTACACCGGCATGCAGCAATGGTTAAGTAATTATGAGTATCGCACCAACATCCCTTGGTGGATATTTTTACTGGCAGGCATCTGCGCTATGGTTACCAGTTTGTTAACGGTAAGTTACCAGAGTATTAAAGCAGCACTTGCCAACCCGGTAAAAAGCCTGAAATCGGAATAA
- a CDS encoding DoxX family protein, whose protein sequence is MKPFIVLLTGTLLALMITRWVTGAWQWQLAARIGLSMMLVFTAIGHFAYTKGMAMMLPPAVPFKVALVYITGILETGAGLLLLLPAFTAFTGWFLIVFFILLLPANIYAAIHHINYQTGSLDGPGLSYLWFRVPMQLVLIAWAYYVAVF, encoded by the coding sequence ATGAAACCATTTATTGTATTACTGACAGGTACCCTGCTGGCGTTAATGATTACGCGTTGGGTTACAGGTGCGTGGCAATGGCAGCTGGCGGCACGCATTGGGTTAAGTATGATGTTAGTTTTTACTGCGATAGGGCATTTTGCCTATACCAAAGGCATGGCCATGATGTTGCCGCCAGCAGTGCCTTTTAAGGTGGCATTGGTATATATCACCGGAATATTAGAAACAGGTGCCGGGTTGCTATTGCTATTACCCGCTTTTACTGCTTTTACAGGATGGTTTTTGATCGTGTTTTTTATATTGTTGCTGCCTGCTAATATATATGCCGCCATTCATCATATTAATTACCAGACGGGCAGTTTGGATGGGCCGGGTTTATCCTACTTGTGGTTTAGAGTACCTATGCAACTGGTGTTGATAGCATGGGCTTATTACGTAGCTGTGTTTTAA
- a CDS encoding gliding motility-associated C-terminal domain-containing protein, which translates to MKNCLSGLLFLLLSAYASGQTFSPIAVTGFNHDVIAEGTGSSSLTTTTKEMDAISISNNVICTKQFAAANGGPTWFGIPNDGLIANGTRTWQLAGYTGNNTLSLLTQESGTLALTTPDIYGRITLLATSTEGNSTLTVTFNFDDGTTTQFTSQVFSDWFNITTNVAIAGYGRVKRQNGPFAAGDWDGSSTNPRMYFKDYLLPCFKKLVSISFKNNSSTIAGSGSFRTYIFAVGGLKSPVPTKPVAADVSLCAVGPATLTVSNTSSDFTYGWSTLAGATLATSATGTFTTGTVTSDSTFYVGGINNIGCVGERTPVKVIILPKVPSPKTDTAKLCGASTATITVTDPNSALTYNWFSSAAGGTVIGTGTSFTSGTVSSDSAFYVVAVSSANCASEVTQAKVIFVNPPSPPVVDDINVCPGSSATLTVDNAQSGIVYEWFDAATGGTSLGTGTSYTFPYSSGATTYYVSASTNSSCVSTRTAVTATALTAIAKPVVTATSIGIDEVTFTWGLVSGAIGYEVSVDGGAYQTPSSGSGANATTHTVKVTGSQQATVSISVIALGQQECQNSAPGLASAKLLAKEVYVPNAFTPNGDGKNDEFKVYGNGIATIQLKIFNQWGELVFTTSDVNKAWDGTFNGKQQPVGVYIYAVKLVLTTGEEVVRKGDINLVR; encoded by the coding sequence ATGAAAAACTGCTTATCGGGATTACTCTTTTTATTATTGTCGGCGTATGCCTCGGGGCAAACTTTTTCGCCTATTGCTGTCACAGGCTTTAATCATGATGTTATTGCGGAAGGTACAGGTAGTAGCAGTCTTACTACTACTACCAAAGAAATGGATGCTATTTCTATATCCAATAATGTTATTTGTACCAAGCAATTTGCTGCTGCCAATGGTGGGCCCACCTGGTTTGGTATTCCTAACGACGGTTTAATTGCCAATGGTACCAGAACCTGGCAACTGGCTGGTTATACAGGTAATAATACCTTAAGCCTGCTTACTCAGGAAAGTGGTACGCTGGCATTAACCACTCCGGATATTTATGGTAGAATTACATTACTGGCCACTTCTACTGAGGGAAACAGTACGCTTACCGTTACTTTTAACTTTGATGATGGAACTACTACTCAGTTTACCAGCCAGGTTTTTTCTGACTGGTTTAATATTACTACTAACGTGGCTATAGCGGGTTATGGGCGTGTGAAAAGACAAAATGGCCCGTTTGCTGCCGGTGATTGGGATGGCAGTTCTACCAACCCGCGTATGTATTTTAAAGATTATTTGCTTCCCTGTTTTAAAAAACTGGTATCTATAAGCTTTAAAAATAATTCTTCTACTATTGCAGGAAGCGGTAGCTTTCGTACTTATATATTTGCTGTGGGTGGTTTAAAATCACCGGTACCTACCAAACCTGTTGCTGCTGATGTTTCTTTATGCGCGGTAGGGCCGGCTACATTAACGGTATCCAATACTTCTTCCGACTTTACCTATGGTTGGTCTACACTGGCGGGAGCCACATTGGCTACCTCTGCTACCGGCACCTTTACTACGGGAACGGTAACCAGCGATTCTACTTTTTATGTTGGGGGCATCAATAATATTGGATGTGTGGGTGAACGTACACCAGTGAAAGTAATTATATTACCGAAGGTTCCTTCTCCTAAAACAGATACGGCCAAGTTGTGCGGTGCTTCTACTGCTACTATAACGGTCACAGATCCTAATAGTGCACTTACTTATAATTGGTTCAGCAGTGCTGCCGGTGGAACGGTTATAGGCACGGGTACCAGTTTTACGTCCGGAACAGTTTCGTCAGATTCGGCTTTTTATGTAGTAGCAGTAAGCAGTGCCAATTGTGCCAGTGAGGTAACTCAGGCCAAAGTAATTTTTGTAAACCCGCCTTCGCCGCCGGTGGTGGATGATATCAATGTATGTCCGGGCAGTTCGGCAACATTAACTGTAGACAATGCACAAAGCGGAATTGTGTATGAATGGTTTGATGCGGCTACCGGCGGCACTTCTTTAGGCACGGGTACCAGTTATACTTTTCCTTACAGCAGCGGTGCTACCACTTATTATGTATCGGCCAGCACCAACAGCTCATGTGTGAGCACCCGTACAGCAGTGACGGCTACTGCTTTAACTGCTATTGCCAAACCTGTGGTAACCGCTACTTCTATTGGTATTGATGAGGTTACTTTTACCTGGGGCTTAGTGTCTGGCGCTATTGGTTATGAAGTGTCGGTAGATGGTGGTGCGTATCAAACGCCCAGCTCCGGATCGGGAGCCAATGCTACCACGCATACGGTAAAAGTTACCGGGTCGCAGCAGGCTACGGTTTCTATCTCTGTTATTGCGTTGGGTCAGCAGGAATGTCAGAACAGTGCGCCTGGCCTGGCTAGTGCCAAATTGCTGGCTAAAGAGGTGTATGTGCCCAATGCCTTTACGCCTAACGGCGATGGTAAGAACGATGAGTTTAAAGTGTATGGTAATGGAATAGCCACTATACAACTGAAAATATTTAATCAGTGGGGCGAACTGGTGTTTACTACTTCCGATGTAAACAAGGCCTGGGACGGCACCTTCAATGGAAAGCAGCAACCTGTAGGGGTATATATTTATGCAGTAAAACTAGTTTTAACAACAGGGGAAGAGGTTGTTAGAAAAGGTGATATCAACCTCGTTAGGTAA
- a CDS encoding Crp/Fnr family transcriptional regulator yields MNHIRHYLEKLAPCSEADWKEFSSRLVQRVFTRKTVLLPTGKTEQHLSFIEKGIIRFYIPGEENDLTFSFAFENSFVSAYDSFLTQLPCTYHVQAITDTVLWSLTYADLQAIYQSTTVGNTIGRLAAEDLFLKKSRRELLLLTQTPEQLYHYLLTEQPHLIAHIPLKYLASYIGITPQALSRIRKRIS; encoded by the coding sequence ATGAATCACATTCGCCATTACCTGGAAAAGCTGGCCCCGTGCAGTGAGGCAGACTGGAAGGAGTTTTCATCCCGCCTTGTGCAAAGGGTATTTACACGCAAAACGGTGTTACTGCCTACCGGTAAAACCGAACAACACCTGTCTTTTATAGAAAAAGGCATTATTCGGTTTTATATACCCGGAGAAGAAAACGATCTTACTTTCAGCTTTGCTTTTGAAAACAGCTTTGTTAGTGCTTACGATTCTTTTTTAACGCAATTACCCTGCACTTATCATGTGCAGGCAATTACTGATACGGTATTATGGAGTCTTACCTATGCCGATTTACAGGCTATTTACCAATCTACTACAGTAGGTAATACCATCGGGCGTTTGGCGGCAGAAGATCTTTTCTTAAAGAAATCGCGCCGGGAATTATTACTGCTAACACAAACACCTGAGCAGTTATACCATTATTTGCTTACAGAACAGCCGCATTTAATAGCCCACATACCACTTAAATACCTGGCGTCTTATATAGGCATCACGCCGCAGGCGCTTAGCCGCATTCGCAAACGTATTTCTTAA
- a CDS encoding PorP/SprF family type IX secretion system membrane protein codes for MRKISAVTAALLLWVANQEVKAQVDPHFTQYYIYPGWLNPGLTGAFDGDYRITGIYRNQWSGISNAFSTPGISADVNTGKNLSLGMNVMNQTAGSGGYNYLNGYLSVAYNGIRFGQNGEQIISIGLSGGVINRKFNPAKFNYGSQWNGTGYDPTLPGNETLTKTSAMAADMGAGVVYYDSAPDKKVNFFGGFSAFHLNQPQDPFLGEGFKTKLPIRYTIHGGAKIFLSETLTAVPNLLYMKQGNAEEKMAGGYLQIMVNDVTDLLVGANYRFKDAAAPYVGVFYNGFTLSASYDVNTSDLGSIAGTTKAGNFEVALSFIAPKNKKLSRAYFTCPRL; via the coding sequence ATGAGAAAAATTTCAGCAGTTACGGCAGCGCTGTTGCTTTGGGTAGCCAACCAGGAGGTAAAAGCACAGGTAGATCCCCATTTCACCCAATATTATATATACCCCGGTTGGTTAAATCCGGGGTTAACGGGTGCATTTGATGGCGACTATCGCATTACAGGTATTTACCGCAACCAATGGTCGGGCATTAGCAATGCATTTTCTACACCAGGCATTTCGGCAGATGTGAACACAGGCAAAAATCTAAGCCTGGGCATGAACGTTATGAACCAGACAGCGGGTAGTGGTGGCTACAACTACCTGAACGGTTATTTATCGGTAGCCTATAACGGAATCCGGTTTGGACAAAATGGGGAGCAGATTATTTCCATAGGTTTATCAGGCGGTGTTATCAACCGTAAATTCAACCCTGCCAAATTTAACTATGGCAGCCAATGGAATGGTACTGGCTACGACCCAACCTTGCCCGGCAACGAAACGCTTACCAAAACATCAGCCATGGCGGCAGATATGGGTGCCGGAGTAGTGTATTACGATAGTGCACCCGATAAAAAGGTGAATTTCTTTGGCGGCTTCTCTGCCTTTCACCTGAACCAGCCACAAGATCCGTTTTTAGGAGAAGGTTTTAAAACCAAACTCCCCATTCGTTACACCATACATGGTGGCGCCAAAATTTTCCTGTCCGAAACACTCACTGCTGTACCTAACCTGTTGTATATGAAACAAGGTAATGCAGAGGAAAAAATGGCAGGCGGGTACCTGCAGATTATGGTAAATGATGTTACCGATTTACTGGTAGGCGCCAACTACCGGTTTAAAGATGCCGCAGCGCCTTACGTAGGCGTGTTTTACAATGGCTTTACCTTATCGGCCAGTTACGATGTAAACACCTCCGACCTGGGCAGCATAGCAGGCACCACCAAAGCAGGCAATTTTGAAGTTGCCCTATCCTTCATCGCACCTAAAAACAAAAAACTGAGCCGGGCTTACTTCACCTGTCCGCGCCTGTAA
- a CDS encoding VOC family protein: MATINPYLNFPGNTEEAFNFYKSVFGGEFLALQRFKDAPADAPGCSDMSKADGEKIMHIALPIGKSNVLMATDALESMGQKLEAGNNFTLSLFTESEEETERLFNGLSAGGTIQMPLEKTFWGAYFGMFIDKFGMRWNINYDLPK, encoded by the coding sequence ATGGCAACAATTAATCCCTACCTGAATTTTCCGGGTAATACAGAAGAAGCTTTTAATTTTTACAAGTCTGTTTTTGGAGGTGAATTTCTTGCATTACAACGTTTTAAAGATGCGCCGGCAGATGCACCAGGTTGCAGTGATATGTCTAAAGCTGATGGTGAAAAAATTATGCATATTGCTTTACCAATTGGTAAAAGCAATGTGTTGATGGCTACAGATGCCCTGGAATCGATGGGGCAGAAGCTGGAAGCAGGTAACAACTTTACATTAAGCCTGTTTACTGAAAGTGAAGAAGAAACAGAACGTTTGTTTAACGGTTTGTCGGCAGGTGGTACCATACAAATGCCATTGGAAAAAACATTCTGGGGCGCTTATTTTGGCATGTTCATCGATAAGTTTGGTATGCGGTGGAATATCAACTACGATTTACCTAAGTAA